The following proteins come from a genomic window of Haloplasma contractile SSD-17B:
- a CDS encoding ABC transporter substrate-binding protein, which produces MKKIFLFSLLVMVAVTLTGCFGEDEPTYEGIGKDVAGEVTIMLWSGDGQYYENIGHQDLSADDLTGQNQATIYAVAKAFNEEYPNVKINVYAKKDGPDTYEDGVIVTTWEQHRDNFKSQHGHYPGIWASTDLPGDLSKGLVADLSMFEDDPLYQSFNESVMDMMNYYGVQAGLPQYLLPWGVFVNKSLAEQNNLDVPEPDWDLDDYTDFISQADMENFYGAMDVEMSFFMTGSNTMAKQLNEYDGTGDHINVNSDEVRDLLDYVPEWSKYAVYPQNEIGKIPTEVMEENGYWSYNFFKNNRLLTLGGDPWMMGDAAHPADSHWGKVLAADWDIYPRPATDYLPNTVGVVLDPLSVYNYCQEDGNNECTPEEEQKVQVAYTFASFWVGDTAAWQARADQLFKDGDNYKTAMNDSLPLVTGDEFDEQMDIWYTTETHALYRDPNRMPGFHKVLELWKEGQFWDVSDKTYPYWHTEEEARVENLYNWLNMWNPELAGAARTDANWLDNVKAKLPGWNTEINGHFEDSEQEIVDGLKEFYNYTDEDFE; this is translated from the coding sequence ATGAAAAAGATTTTCTTGTTTTCATTATTAGTAATGGTAGCCGTTACTCTTACTGGATGCTTCGGAGAAGATGAACCTACGTACGAAGGGATCGGTAAAGACGTAGCAGGTGAGGTAACAATTATGCTTTGGTCTGGTGATGGTCAGTATTATGAGAATATCGGACATCAAGATTTAAGTGCCGATGACTTAACAGGACAAAACCAAGCGACTATATATGCAGTAGCTAAAGCGTTTAATGAGGAATATCCTAATGTAAAAATTAACGTTTATGCGAAGAAAGATGGACCTGATACTTATGAAGATGGTGTCATAGTGACAACGTGGGAACAACACCGCGATAACTTCAAATCACAACATGGACACTACCCAGGTATCTGGGCTTCAACTGACTTACCTGGAGATTTATCAAAAGGTTTAGTAGCAGACTTATCAATGTTTGAAGATGATCCATTATACCAATCGTTTAACGAGTCAGTAATGGATATGATGAACTATTATGGTGTTCAAGCAGGTCTTCCTCAATATTTATTACCTTGGGGAGTATTCGTAAATAAATCGTTAGCTGAACAAAATAACTTAGATGTTCCAGAGCCAGATTGGGATCTTGATGACTATACAGATTTTATTTCTCAAGCGGATATGGAAAATTTCTATGGAGCTATGGATGTAGAGATGTCATTCTTTATGACAGGTTCAAACACGATGGCAAAACAATTAAACGAATATGATGGTACTGGAGACCATATTAATGTCAATTCAGATGAAGTACGTGACTTATTAGATTACGTTCCTGAGTGGTCGAAGTATGCAGTGTATCCACAAAACGAAATTGGTAAAATCCCTACAGAAGTTATGGAAGAAAATGGTTACTGGTCTTATAACTTCTTCAAAAATAACAGACTGTTAACTCTTGGTGGAGATCCATGGATGATGGGAGATGCTGCTCATCCTGCTGATTCACATTGGGGTAAAGTATTAGCAGCTGATTGGGATATCTACCCACGTCCTGCAACTGATTATTTACCAAATACTGTTGGGGTTGTATTAGATCCATTATCAGTTTATAATTACTGTCAAGAAGATGGAAATAATGAATGTACACCTGAAGAAGAGCAAAAAGTTCAAGTTGCATATACATTTGCTTCGTTCTGGGTTGGAGATACAGCTGCTTGGCAAGCTAGAGCAGACCAACTATTTAAAGACGGAGATAACTATAAGACAGCAATGAATGATTCATTACCATTAGTAACTGGTGACGAGTTCGACGAGCAAATGGACATCTGGTATACAACAGAAACGCATGCTTTATACAGAGATCCAAATCGCATGCCTGGATTCCATAAAGTGTTAGAATTATGGAAAGAAGGACAATTCTGGGATGTTTCAGATAAAACATATCCATATTGGCATACAGAAGAAGAAGCTCGAGTTGAAAATTTATATAATTGGTTAAATATGTGGAATCCTGAACTTGCAGGAGCAGCTCGAACTGATGCGAACTGGTTAGATAATGTTAAAGCGAAATTACCAGGCTGGAACACGGAGATCAACGGGCATTTTGAAGACTCTGAACAAGAAATAGTTGACGGATTAAAAGAATTCTATAACTACACTGATGAGGACTTTGAGTAA
- a CDS encoding glycoside hydrolase family 16 protein, with product MEGSYSLVWEDQFDYEGKPDPNKWHLETGGHGFGNAEKQYYTDCIENAYVKEGKLTIVAKKEDYKNNNYTSAKLSTNGIDSWQYGRFEIKAKLPKGQGTWPAIWMLSDAFKGGRRWPLCGEIDIMEHVGRDQDKIHFSLHSEKYNHNKKTQLTDFHHIEGVSETFKIYTVEWTPEYIRFLVDNTPYKTFYKAENNCNNDTDEVCWPFDQPFYLILNIALGGFLGGRIDDAIFPQKLEVDYVRIYQKNDE from the coding sequence ATGGAAGGTTCATATAGTTTAGTATGGGAGGATCAGTTCGATTATGAAGGCAAACCAGATCCTAATAAGTGGCACCTTGAAACAGGAGGTCATGGATTTGGAAATGCTGAGAAGCAGTATTATACCGATTGTATTGAAAATGCATATGTTAAAGAAGGTAAATTAACGATTGTGGCAAAGAAAGAAGATTATAAGAATAATAACTATACGTCCGCTAAATTAAGCACAAACGGAATTGACTCATGGCAATATGGTCGATTTGAGATCAAAGCAAAATTACCGAAAGGTCAAGGAACCTGGCCTGCTATTTGGATGTTATCCGATGCGTTTAAAGGAGGCAGAAGATGGCCATTATGTGGAGAAATTGATATCATGGAACATGTAGGTAGGGATCAGGACAAGATTCATTTTAGCTTACATAGTGAAAAATACAATCATAACAAAAAAACGCAACTGACTGACTTTCATCATATAGAAGGTGTTAGTGAAACATTTAAAATATATACAGTTGAATGGACACCTGAGTATATTCGCTTCCTCGTAGACAATACTCCCTATAAGACGTTTTATAAAGCAGAAAACAATTGTAATAATGATACAGATGAAGTTTGCTGGCCATTTGATCAACCATTCTATCTTATTCTTAATATTGCATTAGGAGGGTTCTTGGGTGGAAGAATTGATGATGCAATATTTCCCCAGAAGTTGGAAGTGGACTATGTTCGTATATATCAAAAAAATGATGAGTAG